The following coding sequences lie in one Cotesia glomerata isolate CgM1 linkage group LG5, MPM_Cglom_v2.3, whole genome shotgun sequence genomic window:
- the LOC123264917 gene encoding zinc finger protein 530-like isoform X1 — protein sequence MEVDSISHGIIFIPLSNRLSTVTDAVASIEFRKDINQSINLQALPVVTLSENGSLGKSESKIEAMPSEGLVSMEPVEVSVSMLESQKESSPKTRPTNTPDKTKGCPIPTCSRYQRAFSRAHDLKRHIARHQAKLHRNSEPQPSDVRTCDQCGDHFLNDLILQRHINTTHSSKSPRSNNNPTTNNNNNNNNNKNNNNKNNNNNNNNNNSDTDDYSCNICELKFKNFEQLNSHAVIHKKSSENKFPSEESLSNHLKHHSQEITSSLDLEPEEKIDDFLLEELLLLKNPRVPTEPCNKNQNEKSPAEKDKSKIQCGYCAKTFKTQWTLNTHVAAHEGRYQFACSICSKKFVRKSHFSSHLRSHEATRPFVCDYCGKAFKELKHRREHVKRTHNSNNNNNNNSNDNNNNRNAIQNLLDSISASVTAEDSIICDQPKLTLLMPMNFST from the exons atggagGTTGATTCAATATCACATGGAATAATATTTATCCCACTATCAAACCGATTGTCGACAGTAACAGACGCCGTAGCATCTATAGAATTTCGAAAAGACATTAATCAGAGTATTAATTTACAAGCTTTGCCAGTGGTAACCTTATCAGAAAATGGATCTCTGGGAAAATCAGAGTCAAAAATCGAAGCGATGCCATCGGAAGGATTGGTTTCAATGGAACCAGTAGAAGTGTCAGTATCGATGCTGGAGAGTCAGAAAGAAAGTTCGCCAAAGACGAGACCGACTAACACGCCTGACAAAACCAAGGGATGCCCGATACCAACATGCTCGAGGTACCAACGTGCATTCTCACGTGCTCACGATTTAAAACGTCATATTGCGCGCCATCAAGCTAAATTACACCGCAATTCTGAGCCTCAACCTTCTGATGTACGTACTTGCGACCAATGTGGTGATCATTTTCTCAATGATCTAATACTGCAACGACATATTAATACTACACACTCTTCTAAGTCGCCTAGAAGTAATAATAACCCtactactaataataataataataataataataataaaaacaacaataacaagaataacaataataataataataataataatagtgataCTGATGATTACTCTTGCAATATttgtgaattaaaatttaagaacttTGAACAACTAAATAGTCACGCTGTTATTCATaag AAATCTTCGGAGAATAAATTCCCGAGCGAAGAATCATTATCGAATCACCTGAAGCACCATTCgcaagaaataacatcttcaCTGGACCTCGAACCTGAAGAAAAAATCGACGACTTTCTTCTAGAAGAACTACTATTACTAAAAAACCCGCGCGTGCCTACAGAGCCCTGcaacaaaaatcaaaatgaaaAGTCACCTGCTGAAAAAGACAAGAGCAAAATTCAGTGCGGCTACTGTGCGAAAACTTTCAAAACCCAGTGGACACTAAATACTCACGTCGCAGCCCATGAAGGGCGTTACCAATTTGCTTGCTCTATTTGCAGCAAGAAATTTGTAAGGAAAAGTCATTTCAGCAGCCACTTGCGGTCTCATGAAGCTACAAGGCCCTTCGTGTGCGATTATTGCGGAAAAGCTTTCAAGGAATTGAAGCACCGACGGGAACATGTGAAACGCACTCAcaattctaataataataataataataatagtaatgataataataataatcgaaatgcaatacaaaatttattagacaGTATAAGTGCGTCAGTTACGGCTGAAGATTCAATAATTTGTGACCAACCTAAATTAACTCTACTTATGCCaatgaatttttctacttga
- the LOC123264917 gene encoding zinc finger protein 530-like isoform X2, whose translation MEVDSISHGIIFIPLSNRLSTVTDAVASIEFRKDINQSINLQALPVVTLSENGSLGKSESKIEAMPSEGLVSMEPVEVSVSMLESQKESSPKTRPTNTPDKTKGCPIPTCSRYQRAFSRAHDLKRHIARHQAKLHRNSEPQPSDVRTCDQCGDHFLNDLILQRHINTTHSSKSPRSNNNPTTNNNNNNNNNNNNSDTDDYSCNICELKFKNFEQLNSHAVIHKKSSENKFPSEESLSNHLKHHSQEITSSLDLEPEEKIDDFLLEELLLLKNPRVPTEPCNKNQNEKSPAEKDKSKIQCGYCAKTFKTQWTLNTHVAAHEGRYQFACSICSKKFVRKSHFSSHLRSHEATRPFVCDYCGKAFKELKHRREHVKRTHNSNNNNNNNSNDNNNNRNAIQNLLDSISASVTAEDSIICDQPKLTLLMPMNFST comes from the exons atggagGTTGATTCAATATCACATGGAATAATATTTATCCCACTATCAAACCGATTGTCGACAGTAACAGACGCCGTAGCATCTATAGAATTTCGAAAAGACATTAATCAGAGTATTAATTTACAAGCTTTGCCAGTGGTAACCTTATCAGAAAATGGATCTCTGGGAAAATCAGAGTCAAAAATCGAAGCGATGCCATCGGAAGGATTGGTTTCAATGGAACCAGTAGAAGTGTCAGTATCGATGCTGGAGAGTCAGAAAGAAAGTTCGCCAAAGACGAGACCGACTAACACGCCTGACAAAACCAAGGGATGCCCGATACCAACATGCTCGAGGTACCAACGTGCATTCTCACGTGCTCACGATTTAAAACGTCATATTGCGCGCCATCAAGCTAAATTACACCGCAATTCTGAGCCTCAACCTTCTGATGTACGTACTTGCGACCAATGTGGTGATCATTTTCTCAATGATCTAATACTGCAACGACATATTAATACTACACACTCTTCTAAGTCGCCTAGAAGTAATAATAACCCtactactaataataataat aataataataataataataataatagtgataCTGATGATTACTCTTGCAATATttgtgaattaaaatttaagaacttTGAACAACTAAATAGTCACGCTGTTATTCATaag AAATCTTCGGAGAATAAATTCCCGAGCGAAGAATCATTATCGAATCACCTGAAGCACCATTCgcaagaaataacatcttcaCTGGACCTCGAACCTGAAGAAAAAATCGACGACTTTCTTCTAGAAGAACTACTATTACTAAAAAACCCGCGCGTGCCTACAGAGCCCTGcaacaaaaatcaaaatgaaaAGTCACCTGCTGAAAAAGACAAGAGCAAAATTCAGTGCGGCTACTGTGCGAAAACTTTCAAAACCCAGTGGACACTAAATACTCACGTCGCAGCCCATGAAGGGCGTTACCAATTTGCTTGCTCTATTTGCAGCAAGAAATTTGTAAGGAAAAGTCATTTCAGCAGCCACTTGCGGTCTCATGAAGCTACAAGGCCCTTCGTGTGCGATTATTGCGGAAAAGCTTTCAAGGAATTGAAGCACCGACGGGAACATGTGAAACGCACTCAcaattctaataataataataataataatagtaatgataataataataatcgaaatgcaatacaaaatttattagacaGTATAAGTGCGTCAGTTACGGCTGAAGATTCAATAATTTGTGACCAACCTAAATTAACTCTACTTATGCCaatgaatttttctacttga
- the LOC123264917 gene encoding zinc finger protein 26-like isoform X3, whose amino-acid sequence MEVDSISHGIIFIPLSNRLSTVTDAVASIEFRKDINQSINLQALPVVTLSENGSLGKSESKIEAMPSEGLVSMEPVEVSVSMLESQKESSPKTRPTNTPDKTKGCPIPTCSRYQRAFSRAHDLKRHIARHQAKLHRNSEPQPSDKSSENKFPSEESLSNHLKHHSQEITSSLDLEPEEKIDDFLLEELLLLKNPRVPTEPCNKNQNEKSPAEKDKSKIQCGYCAKTFKTQWTLNTHVAAHEGRYQFACSICSKKFVRKSHFSSHLRSHEATRPFVCDYCGKAFKELKHRREHVKRTHNSNNNNNNNSNDNNNNRNAIQNLLDSISASVTAEDSIICDQPKLTLLMPMNFST is encoded by the exons atggagGTTGATTCAATATCACATGGAATAATATTTATCCCACTATCAAACCGATTGTCGACAGTAACAGACGCCGTAGCATCTATAGAATTTCGAAAAGACATTAATCAGAGTATTAATTTACAAGCTTTGCCAGTGGTAACCTTATCAGAAAATGGATCTCTGGGAAAATCAGAGTCAAAAATCGAAGCGATGCCATCGGAAGGATTGGTTTCAATGGAACCAGTAGAAGTGTCAGTATCGATGCTGGAGAGTCAGAAAGAAAGTTCGCCAAAGACGAGACCGACTAACACGCCTGACAAAACCAAGGGATGCCCGATACCAACATGCTCGAGGTACCAACGTGCATTCTCACGTGCTCACGATTTAAAACGTCATATTGCGCGCCATCAAGCTAAATTACACCGCAATTCTGAGCCTCAACCTTCTGAT AAATCTTCGGAGAATAAATTCCCGAGCGAAGAATCATTATCGAATCACCTGAAGCACCATTCgcaagaaataacatcttcaCTGGACCTCGAACCTGAAGAAAAAATCGACGACTTTCTTCTAGAAGAACTACTATTACTAAAAAACCCGCGCGTGCCTACAGAGCCCTGcaacaaaaatcaaaatgaaaAGTCACCTGCTGAAAAAGACAAGAGCAAAATTCAGTGCGGCTACTGTGCGAAAACTTTCAAAACCCAGTGGACACTAAATACTCACGTCGCAGCCCATGAAGGGCGTTACCAATTTGCTTGCTCTATTTGCAGCAAGAAATTTGTAAGGAAAAGTCATTTCAGCAGCCACTTGCGGTCTCATGAAGCTACAAGGCCCTTCGTGTGCGATTATTGCGGAAAAGCTTTCAAGGAATTGAAGCACCGACGGGAACATGTGAAACGCACTCAcaattctaataataataataataataatagtaatgataataataataatcgaaatgcaatacaaaatttattagacaGTATAAGTGCGTCAGTTACGGCTGAAGATTCAATAATTTGTGACCAACCTAAATTAACTCTACTTATGCCaatgaatttttctacttga
- the LOC123266253 gene encoding chymotrypsin-like elastase family member 2A isoform X3, whose translation MVECGNPAVTHRQPRGILETKIGALEPKRMTTARATGRIFNGKPSKRGSWPWQASLQLLHPKLGFIGHWCGGVLVDPSWVLTAAHCIHNDVFNLPIGALWTTVLGEWELDSGNRGSVRIPVERVVIHEKFDNYNHDIALMKLSRPAPLSKIIRTICLPEPETEKKLVDTNCFTSGWGRSGPSPSLSAALLEASIPLLTLEDCKKAYGNSVPLRNGHLCAGHLDGSSGSCVGDSGGPLQCKRSDGVWQLAGITSFGSGCARPGFPDVYTKVQHYTEWIKNTISNYADT comes from the exons atggtAGAGTGCGGTAATCCTGCAGTTACACATCGGCAGCCGCGGGGCATTCTCGAGACCAAAATCGGAGCCCTGGAGCCAAAGAGGATGACCACCGCAAGGGCCACGGGGAGGATTTTCAATGGGAAGCCGAGCAAACGTGGATCTTGGCCCTGGCAAGCTTCCCTGCAGCTTCTGCACCCGAAGTTGGGGTTCATCGGCCATTGGTGCGGAGGAGTCCTCGTTGATCCTTCCTGGGTCCTCACTGCAGCTCACTGTATTCACaa TGATGTATTCAATCTACCTATTGGCGCATTATGGACGACGGTGCTCGGTGAATGGGAATTAGATTCTGGTAATCGAGGATCTGTCAGGATACCGGTTGAGCGAGTGgttattcatgaaaaatttgataattataatcatgatattg CTCTGATGAAATTAAGTAGACCAGCtccactttcaaaaataatcCGAACAATCTGTCTACCCGAGCCAGAAACAGAAAAGAAACTCGTAGACACAAATTGCTTTACTTCCGGCTGGGGTCGATCTGGACCATCACCTTCATTGTCTGCCGCGCTCTTAGAAGCCAGTATCCCGCTTCTGACTCTGGAGGATTGCAAAAAGGCCTACGGCAATTCGGTGCCTCTGAGGAACGGGCACTTGTGTGCTGGGCACCTCGACGGCTCTTCTGGATCTTGCgtg GGTGACTCAGGCGGCCCGTTACAGTGCAAACGAAGTGACGGCGTCTGGCAATTAGCCGGTATAACATCCTTTGGATCAGGATGCGCCAGACCGGGATTCCCAGATGTTTATACAAAGGTCCAACATTACACTGAGTGGATAAAAAACACCATCAGCAATTATGCCGACACTTGA
- the LOC123266253 gene encoding chymotrypsin-like elastase family member 2A isoform X1 has protein sequence MHFLSKLLIIYLLFNKEIKAMIKNQPKCGNPAVTHRQPRGILETKIGALEPKRMTTARATGRIFNGKPSKRGSWPWQASLQLLHPKLGFIGHWCGGVLVDPSWVLTAAHCIHNDVFNLPIGALWTTVLGEWELDSGNRGSVRIPVERVVIHEKFDNYNHDIALMKLSRPAPLSKIIRTICLPEPETEKKLVDTNCFTSGWGRSGPSPSLSAALLEASIPLLTLEDCKKAYGNSVPLRNGHLCAGHLDGSSGSCVGDSGGPLQCKRSDGVWQLAGITSFGSGCARPGFPDVYTKVQHYTEWIKNTISNYADT, from the exons atgcattttttgagtaaattattgataatttatttgctatTTAACAAGGAAATCAAAGCGATGATTAAAAATCAACCGa AGTGCGGTAATCCTGCAGTTACACATCGGCAGCCGCGGGGCATTCTCGAGACCAAAATCGGAGCCCTGGAGCCAAAGAGGATGACCACCGCAAGGGCCACGGGGAGGATTTTCAATGGGAAGCCGAGCAAACGTGGATCTTGGCCCTGGCAAGCTTCCCTGCAGCTTCTGCACCCGAAGTTGGGGTTCATCGGCCATTGGTGCGGAGGAGTCCTCGTTGATCCTTCCTGGGTCCTCACTGCAGCTCACTGTATTCACaa TGATGTATTCAATCTACCTATTGGCGCATTATGGACGACGGTGCTCGGTGAATGGGAATTAGATTCTGGTAATCGAGGATCTGTCAGGATACCGGTTGAGCGAGTGgttattcatgaaaaatttgataattataatcatgatattg CTCTGATGAAATTAAGTAGACCAGCtccactttcaaaaataatcCGAACAATCTGTCTACCCGAGCCAGAAACAGAAAAGAAACTCGTAGACACAAATTGCTTTACTTCCGGCTGGGGTCGATCTGGACCATCACCTTCATTGTCTGCCGCGCTCTTAGAAGCCAGTATCCCGCTTCTGACTCTGGAGGATTGCAAAAAGGCCTACGGCAATTCGGTGCCTCTGAGGAACGGGCACTTGTGTGCTGGGCACCTCGACGGCTCTTCTGGATCTTGCgtg GGTGACTCAGGCGGCCCGTTACAGTGCAAACGAAGTGACGGCGTCTGGCAATTAGCCGGTATAACATCCTTTGGATCAGGATGCGCCAGACCGGGATTCCCAGATGTTTATACAAAGGTCCAACATTACACTGAGTGGATAAAAAACACCATCAGCAATTATGCCGACACTTGA
- the LOC123266253 gene encoding chymotrypsin-like elastase family member 2A isoform X2, whose product MHFLSKLLIIYLLFNKEIKAMIKNQPITHRQPRGILETKIGALEPKRMTTARATGRIFNGKPSKRGSWPWQASLQLLHPKLGFIGHWCGGVLVDPSWVLTAAHCIHNDVFNLPIGALWTTVLGEWELDSGNRGSVRIPVERVVIHEKFDNYNHDIALMKLSRPAPLSKIIRTICLPEPETEKKLVDTNCFTSGWGRSGPSPSLSAALLEASIPLLTLEDCKKAYGNSVPLRNGHLCAGHLDGSSGSCVGDSGGPLQCKRSDGVWQLAGITSFGSGCARPGFPDVYTKVQHYTEWIKNTISNYADT is encoded by the exons atgcattttttgagtaaattattgataatttatttgctatTTAACAAGGAAATCAAAGCGATGATTAAAAATCAACCGa TTACACATCGGCAGCCGCGGGGCATTCTCGAGACCAAAATCGGAGCCCTGGAGCCAAAGAGGATGACCACCGCAAGGGCCACGGGGAGGATTTTCAATGGGAAGCCGAGCAAACGTGGATCTTGGCCCTGGCAAGCTTCCCTGCAGCTTCTGCACCCGAAGTTGGGGTTCATCGGCCATTGGTGCGGAGGAGTCCTCGTTGATCCTTCCTGGGTCCTCACTGCAGCTCACTGTATTCACaa TGATGTATTCAATCTACCTATTGGCGCATTATGGACGACGGTGCTCGGTGAATGGGAATTAGATTCTGGTAATCGAGGATCTGTCAGGATACCGGTTGAGCGAGTGgttattcatgaaaaatttgataattataatcatgatattg CTCTGATGAAATTAAGTAGACCAGCtccactttcaaaaataatcCGAACAATCTGTCTACCCGAGCCAGAAACAGAAAAGAAACTCGTAGACACAAATTGCTTTACTTCCGGCTGGGGTCGATCTGGACCATCACCTTCATTGTCTGCCGCGCTCTTAGAAGCCAGTATCCCGCTTCTGACTCTGGAGGATTGCAAAAAGGCCTACGGCAATTCGGTGCCTCTGAGGAACGGGCACTTGTGTGCTGGGCACCTCGACGGCTCTTCTGGATCTTGCgtg GGTGACTCAGGCGGCCCGTTACAGTGCAAACGAAGTGACGGCGTCTGGCAATTAGCCGGTATAACATCCTTTGGATCAGGATGCGCCAGACCGGGATTCCCAGATGTTTATACAAAGGTCCAACATTACACTGAGTGGATAAAAAACACCATCAGCAATTATGCCGACACTTGA
- the LOC123266253 gene encoding plasma kallikrein-like isoform X4, whose product MGSRANVDLGPGKLPCSFCTRSWGSSAIGAEESSLILPGSSLQLTVFTSMFLFICSVSDVFNLPIGALWTTVLGEWELDSGNRGSVRIPVERVVIHEKFDNYNHDIALMKLSRPAPLSKIIRTICLPEPETEKKLVDTNCFTSGWGRSGPSPSLSAALLEASIPLLTLEDCKKAYGNSVPLRNGHLCAGHLDGSSGSCVGDSGGPLQCKRSDGVWQLAGITSFGSGCARPGFPDVYTKVQHYTEWIKNTISNYADT is encoded by the exons ATGGGAAGCCGAGCAAACGTGGATCTTGGCCCTGGCAAGCTTCCCTGCAGCTTCTGCACCCGAAGTTGGGGTTCATCGGCCATTGGTGCGGAGGAGTCCTCGTTGATCCTTCCTGGGTCCTCACTGCAGCTCACTGTATTCACaagtatgtttttatttatttgttcgGTAAG TGATGTATTCAATCTACCTATTGGCGCATTATGGACGACGGTGCTCGGTGAATGGGAATTAGATTCTGGTAATCGAGGATCTGTCAGGATACCGGTTGAGCGAGTGgttattcatgaaaaatttgataattataatcatgatattg CTCTGATGAAATTAAGTAGACCAGCtccactttcaaaaataatcCGAACAATCTGTCTACCCGAGCCAGAAACAGAAAAGAAACTCGTAGACACAAATTGCTTTACTTCCGGCTGGGGTCGATCTGGACCATCACCTTCATTGTCTGCCGCGCTCTTAGAAGCCAGTATCCCGCTTCTGACTCTGGAGGATTGCAAAAAGGCCTACGGCAATTCGGTGCCTCTGAGGAACGGGCACTTGTGTGCTGGGCACCTCGACGGCTCTTCTGGATCTTGCgtg GGTGACTCAGGCGGCCCGTTACAGTGCAAACGAAGTGACGGCGTCTGGCAATTAGCCGGTATAACATCCTTTGGATCAGGATGCGCCAGACCGGGATTCCCAGATGTTTATACAAAGGTCCAACATTACACTGAGTGGATAAAAAACACCATCAGCAATTATGCCGACACTTGA
- the LOC123266252 gene encoding Werner Syndrome-like exonuclease: MSRQMKSTVKYEKDNIIEGRVIRRSARLLPESQQKKLLNEELENNKEVDISSLPPIHFTGKIYYATDFEGCANICDQVIERINKFAKDIVPIGFDLEWPFSFQTGSGKTALAQVCVSEQTCHLFHIYNLKKLPASFILLLSHPKVRLVGVNIKNDCWKLGRDFPEFPAQIVVENNCIDCGPFCNKVYNRSGRWSLQRLTAYLLQKQISKDAKVRNSKWHILPLSDAQKSYAATDAYVSLLLHLTIQKKAEEIERLNITDQSDVQGDAVIKEDEAEQEFKENLPADLSESFEEPFEEQNCLIDHDNLDQERKELKDS; encoded by the exons ATGAGCCGCCAAATGAAATCAACAGTAAAGTATGAg AaagataatattattgaaGGAAGAGTCATCAGACGGTCAGCGCGCCTGCTTCCTGAGTCTCAACAAAag aaattattaaatgaggagctggaaaataataaagaagttGATATTTCATCATTACCACCTATTCATTTTAccggaaaaatttattatgctACAGATTTTGAAGGTTGTGCTAATATTTGCGACCAAGTtat AGaacgaattaataaatttgcaaAGGACATCGTACCAATAGGATTCGACCTGGAGTGGCCGTTTAGTTTCCAAACAGGGTCTGGTAAAACCGCGTTGGCTCAAGTTTGTGTTTCTGAACAAACTTGTCATTTGTTTCACAtttacaatttgaaaaaattgccaGCTTcgtttattttactattgagTCATCCAAAAGTCAGACTTGTTGgtgttaatataaaaaa CGATTGTTGGAAATTAGGTCGAGATTTTCCAGAGTTTCCAGCCCAGATAGTTGTTGAGAATAATTGCATCGACTGTGGACCTTTTTGCAACAAAGTATACAACCGGTCAGGCCGATGGAGCCTACAGCGACTCACGGCTTATTTACTTCAAAAGCAAATAAGCAAGGATGCGAAAGTTAGAAACAGTAAATGGCATATTTTACCGCTCAGTGATGCACAAAAGAGTTACGCTGCCACGGACGCTTATGTTTCTCTGTTGCTCCATTTAACCATCCAAAAGAAGGCCGAAGAAATTGAACGCCTGAACATAACCGATCAGTCCGATGTTCAAGGAGATGCAGTGATCAAGGAGGACGAAGCGGAACAAGAGTTTAAGGAAAATTTGCCTGCTGATTTAAGCGAGTCGTTTGAAGAACCGTTTGAAGAGCAAAATTGTTTAATAGATCATGATAATTTGGATCAAGAGCGCAAAGAACTCAAGGATTCATAA
- the LOC123266254 gene encoding putative lipoyltransferase 2, mitochondrial, with protein sequence MESRIVKLISAGRMSYKAGLHLQKTLVDQHHYHPNSTQENTLVLIEHNPVYTIGIRDKNYTAEEIERLRGTGAEFFTTNRGGLITFHGPGQLVAYPIINLKQFKPSVKWYVEQIEKTVIRLCAEMGIKAETSPHTGVWVGDKKICAIGIHGSRFITSHGLALNCNTDLQWFKHIVPCGIEGKGVTSLSEELNTEVTISDVIPLFKNAFEDQFKCTIVDYQPGEASEIMRAAVSSTK encoded by the coding sequence ATGGAATCTCGCatcgttaaattaatttcgGCTGGACGTATGAGCTACAAAGCTGGTCTGCATTTACAAAAGACTTTGGTTGACCAGCACCACTATCATCCAAATTCAACCCAAGAAAATACGCTTGTATTAATAGAGCACAATCCCGTTTACACGATCGGGATCCGCGATAAAAATTACACAGCTGAAGAAATCGAAAGACTACGAGGAACCGGTGCTGAGTTTTTTACAACGAACCGCGGAGGTTTGATAACATTCCACGGTCCAGGTCAGCTGGTAGCTTACCCGATTATCAACTTGAAGCAATTCAAGCCTTCAGTCAAGTGGTACGTCGAGCAAATTGAGAAGACGGTGATAAGACTGTGTGCAGAAATGGGAATAAAAGCCGAAACTTCACCACATACCGGAGTCTGGGTTGgtgacaagaaaatttgtgCGATAGGTATCCACGGCAGCCGGTTCATAACTTCTCATGGACTAGCGTTAAATTGCAACACGGACCTCCAGTGGTTCAAGCACATTGTGCCTTGTGGAATCGAGGGTAAAGGCGTGACGAGTCTCTCTGAAGAACTAAACACAGAAGTCACTATCAGTGATGTTATTCCGCTCTTCAAAAATGCCTTTGAGGATCAGTTCAAGTGCACGATCGTTGACTACCAGCCTGGTGAAGCCTCAGAGATCATGCGAGCCGCTGTTTCTTCTACgaaatga